GCCGGCGCGCACACGCTGAGCTAGTTCACACGAGTACCATGTCGATCGAAAGGGGAACGGGGAACCTGCTGACAGCCGACGTCGACGCTCTGGTCAACACGGTCAACACGCAGGGTGTGATGGGCAAGGGACTGGCCCTTCAGTTCAAGAAGGCTTTTCCGGAGGTATTTCAGTCCTACGCGCGGGCGTGCAAAGCCGGTGAGGTCGTCCCCGGCAAGATGCACGTCGTTCGTCGGCCCGCCGCGCCGCGATTCATCATCAACTTCCCGACCAAGGAACACTGGCGGCACCCTTCGACGCTCGAGTACATCCACAGCGGGCTGCGTGATCTCGTCGAGCAGGTGCGCGCCCTCGACATTCAGTCGATCGCGATCCCGCCGCTTGGATGCGGGCACGGCGGCCTCTCATGGTCCGCGGTCAGACCCCTCATCGAGCAAGCGTTCGACGAGATGCCCGAGGTTCAGGTTCTCCTGTTCGAGCCGCAAGGGCGCTGAGAGAAGTCTTCCAGGCGGTAAGCGACGGTCGAACGTTTGCGCTGCTCCTCGACCGGAAGATCGCGACGCGAGCGCGGCGTGGTACCGAAAAGCCGGTGACCAGGGCCGCGAGGTGGCGCCGTAGGCCATCATGCTGTGGTAGTTTCCGTCCTGCCGTGGGGGTTTCCCGACCATCGTATCGATTCGTTTGGCGTGAGCATGTCGACGCGCTCCTGAGCGAGATGTCTCCGGTCCTCGCCGGCGCGATGAAATGCAGCCGGCTGACCATAGACACGCGAGGCGGTGCCTCGAACCTCGCGCACGAACTGGGACTACGGCAATGAGTTGCCAACAGCCGCAGACCGATGCGGTGCCCAACGAGGGACAGAACTCAGACTGCAAGTCACTGCGCAAGGTCACAGGGAAGACCGCCGACTTCACCGAAATGGCGCAGGACTGCGTGTGCTTCGCCAACGGCTCAGGAGGCCAACTCCTGATCGGTATTGAAGATGGCGAGCGAGCGCCACCAGTCGGACAACGGATTGACCCCGCGCTCATCGACCGCATCCGAAAACGGATCGGGGAACTGACCGTCAACGTCCAGGTAATGCCCGAGGTGCGCAGGGTGGACGGCGACGAATACATCGTGCTCACCATCCCGCGGTCGGTAGGCGTCGCATCGACCACCGATGGCCGCTACTTCGTCCGGGTCGGCGACACCTGCAGGCCCGTCGTGGGCGACGACGTCCTGCGGCTCGC
The nucleotide sequence above comes from Polyangiaceae bacterium. Encoded proteins:
- a CDS encoding macro domain-containing protein, producing MSIERGTGNLLTADVDALVNTVNTQGVMGKGLALQFKKAFPEVFQSYARACKAGEVVPGKMHVVRRPAAPRFIINFPTKEHWRHPSTLEYIHSGLRDLVEQVRALDIQSIAIPPLGCGHGGLSWSAVRPLIEQAFDEMPEVQVLLFEPQGR